One part of the Candidatus Binataceae bacterium genome encodes these proteins:
- a CDS encoding ABC transporter ATP-binding protein, which translates to MGTLGLIGVVLRRARLHLGRLALAVVCVTISAALEVLKPWPLKIVIDNVLRGAPLGAAWPAFAIGLSSVHLLAAVCAGLVVLYLVLGLINVFNNYISISIGQRMVNDLRAEMFDHLQRLSLSFHRGRPIGDLMVRITYDTFSVQTIAMNGLFPLLSSLVMLAEMFVVMMRIDAELTLVALGVVPLLAVLIATASKPIDRAAAAARVKESRLYTVAHRSLAAIHVVQAFTREAESYREFVESSTESLGETLKLYILQTGYAGAVNVLIAIGTALAIYIGALHTMSGRLTIGDLIIFATYLASLYAPINQMFQTYGMVQGALAGLRRCLELLAIEPEVKDRPGARTLGRAGGEIEFADVVFGYTPGHLVLKGVSFRAGRGETIAIVGPSGAGKTTMASLLVRFYEPQQGVIKIDGHDALDFTLESLRQNVAMVLQPPLVLYDTMRANIALGRPGASVREIERAATAARLDPVIARLPSGLDEIVGQGGHSLSEGEAQRVTIARALLRDAPVLVMDEPTSALDAETEALVLAAVREAMRGRTTLVIAHRLSTIQNADRILVLRDGEIAEQGTFAELLSRGGFFSYLYNLQSWGREAAG; encoded by the coding sequence ATGGGCACGCTCGGGCTCATCGGCGTGGTGTTGCGCCGCGCGCGGCTGCATCTGGGCCGGCTCGCGCTGGCCGTGGTATGCGTGACGATTTCGGCCGCACTCGAAGTGCTCAAGCCCTGGCCGCTCAAGATCGTGATCGACAACGTTCTGCGCGGCGCTCCGCTTGGCGCGGCGTGGCCCGCGTTCGCCATCGGGCTTTCGTCCGTGCATCTGCTGGCCGCCGTCTGCGCGGGCCTCGTGGTGCTTTACCTCGTGCTCGGCCTGATCAATGTCTTCAACAACTACATTTCGATTTCGATCGGCCAGCGGATGGTCAACGACCTGCGCGCCGAGATGTTCGACCATCTGCAGCGACTTTCGCTGTCGTTCCATCGCGGCCGCCCGATCGGCGATCTGATGGTGCGAATCACGTACGACACCTTCTCGGTCCAGACCATCGCGATGAACGGGCTGTTCCCGCTGCTCTCCTCCCTGGTGATGCTGGCGGAGATGTTCGTCGTGATGATGCGTATCGACGCGGAGCTGACGCTGGTGGCGCTCGGAGTGGTGCCGCTGCTGGCGGTCCTGATCGCAACCGCCAGCAAACCGATCGATCGCGCCGCCGCCGCCGCGCGGGTCAAGGAAAGCCGCCTCTACACGGTGGCCCATCGCTCGCTCGCCGCGATCCACGTGGTCCAGGCCTTCACCCGCGAGGCCGAATCCTACCGCGAGTTCGTCGAATCCAGCACGGAGAGCCTGGGCGAAACGCTCAAGCTCTACATCCTGCAGACCGGATACGCGGGCGCGGTCAACGTCCTGATTGCGATCGGCACGGCGCTCGCGATCTATATCGGCGCGCTGCACACGATGAGCGGCCGTCTCACGATCGGCGATCTGATCATTTTCGCCACTTACCTCGCCTCTCTCTATGCGCCGATCAACCAGATGTTCCAGACCTACGGCATGGTGCAGGGTGCGTTGGCGGGGCTGCGCCGATGCCTGGAGTTGCTCGCGATCGAACCCGAAGTCAAGGACCGTCCTGGAGCGCGCACGCTCGGACGCGCGGGCGGCGAGATCGAGTTCGCCGACGTCGTTTTCGGCTACACGCCGGGCCACCTGGTGCTCAAGGGCGTGAGCTTTCGCGCCGGGCGCGGCGAAACGATCGCGATCGTCGGGCCGAGCGGCGCGGGCAAGACGACGATGGCGAGCCTGCTGGTGCGCTTTTACGAACCGCAACAGGGCGTGATCAAAATCGACGGGCACGACGCGCTGGATTTCACCCTGGAGTCGCTAAGGCAAAACGTCGCGATGGTGCTGCAGCCACCGCTGGTGCTGTACGACACGATGCGCGCGAATATCGCGCTCGGCCGTCCGGGCGCGAGCGTGCGCGAGATCGAACGCGCCGCCACGGCTGCCCGCCTCGACCCGGTGATCGCGCGGCTGCCCTCCGGCCTCGACGAGATCGTCGGCCAGGGGGGCCACAGCCTCTCCGAGGGCGAGGCGCAGCGGGTGACGATCGCGCGGGCCCTGCTCCGCGACGCGCCGGTGCTGGTGATGGACGAGCCGACCAGCGCGCTCGACGCGGAGACCGAGGCGCTGGTGCTGGCGGCGGTGCGTGAGGCCATGCGCGGCCGCACCACGCTGGTGATCGCGCATCGGCTCTCCACGATTCAGAACGCAGATCGCATCCTGGTCCTGCGCGACGGCGAAATCGCAGAGCAGGGCACCTTCGCCGAATTGCTTTCGCGCGGCGGCTTCTTCAGCTACCTCTACAATCTGCAGTCGTGGGGACGCGAGGCGGCGGGCTAG
- the coaE gene encoding dephospho-CoA kinase (Dephospho-CoA kinase (CoaE) performs the final step in coenzyme A biosynthesis.), with product MKPITIGLTGGIGSGKSTAAKILAELGAPAIDADKVGHEIYQPGAPAYRELIDAFGEGILAPDRTIDRRKLGPIVFADPAALKRLNAIVHPKMFARMGEMVAAMRRGGETRPIVIEAAILIEANWQPLFDEIWLVTASRAQVVERVERDRGLKPEQTEARIRAQLPDEERRKYATSVLRNDGTLEELRAAVTRLWQEALARAA from the coding sequence ATGAAACCAATCACAATCGGACTCACGGGCGGAATCGGATCGGGCAAGAGCACGGCGGCAAAGATTCTGGCCGAGCTGGGCGCGCCCGCGATCGACGCCGACAAGGTGGGCCACGAGATCTATCAGCCGGGCGCTCCCGCTTACCGGGAATTGATCGATGCGTTCGGCGAAGGAATTCTCGCCCCCGACCGCACGATCGACCGGCGCAAGCTTGGACCGATCGTCTTTGCCGACCCGGCGGCGCTCAAGCGGCTCAACGCGATCGTGCATCCGAAAATGTTCGCGCGCATGGGCGAGATGGTCGCGGCGATGCGCCGCGGCGGCGAAACGCGGCCGATCGTAATCGAGGCGGCAATCCTGATCGAAGCCAACTGGCAGCCGCTGTTCGACGAGATCTGGCTGGTCACAGCCTCGCGCGCACAGGTGGTCGAACGGGTCGAGCGCGACCGCGGGCTCAAGCCCGAACAGACCGAGGCGCGCATCCGCGCGCAGCTCCCGGACGAGGAGCGACGCAAGTACGCAACCTCGGTGCTTCGCAACGACGGCACGCTCGAAGAGCTGCGCGCCGCGGTAACGCGCCTGTGGCAGGAAGCGCTTGCCCGCGCCGCCTGA
- a CDS encoding 2-dehydropantoate 2-reductase: protein MKILIMGAGAVGLFYGARLQRAGEEVYFCARGENLRALREHGLEVKSIQGDFVLQVKATGDPREFAPYELILFCVKSYDTVAAAGQLDGCLAADGAVMTIQNGVENEDALCTVLPRKSVMGGNARVGAELTAPGKLLHTASGIVEFGELDGADTPRAQRIAEAFKRAGVFGQFTRDLKSVRWKKLMGNNGTNTVSTLARCTLGGMFAEPEGAALVHRLMSETAIVGRAEGANISDEDVEALYNVARNFSNASAVKPSTLQDLERGKRLEYDAISGAVLRAARRRGLSVPATETVHTLLKLLDANRG, encoded by the coding sequence ATGAAAATTCTGATCATGGGGGCAGGCGCGGTAGGACTCTTCTACGGGGCGCGCCTGCAGCGCGCCGGCGAGGAAGTATATTTCTGCGCGCGCGGCGAAAACCTGCGCGCGCTCCGCGAGCATGGCCTCGAAGTCAAAAGCATCCAGGGCGATTTCGTCCTCCAGGTCAAGGCAACCGGCGACCCGCGCGAATTCGCCCCGTACGAACTGATCCTGTTCTGCGTCAAGTCCTACGACACTGTGGCCGCCGCCGGACAGCTCGACGGATGCCTCGCCGCAGACGGCGCGGTGATGACGATCCAGAACGGGGTCGAGAATGAAGACGCGCTTTGCACGGTGTTGCCGCGGAAATCGGTTATGGGCGGCAACGCGCGCGTGGGCGCCGAACTGACTGCGCCGGGCAAGCTGCTGCATACCGCATCCGGCATCGTCGAGTTCGGCGAACTCGATGGCGCCGACACGCCGCGCGCGCAGCGGATCGCGGAGGCTTTCAAACGTGCCGGAGTTTTCGGCCAGTTCACGCGCGATCTGAAGAGCGTGCGCTGGAAGAAACTGATGGGCAACAATGGCACCAACACGGTGAGCACGCTCGCGCGCTGCACGCTCGGCGGGATGTTTGCCGAGCCCGAAGGCGCCGCCCTGGTGCATCGCCTGATGAGCGAGACCGCGATCGTGGGCCGCGCCGAGGGCGCGAACATATCCGACGAAGACGTCGAGGCGCTCTACAACGTCGCCCGCAATTTCTCCAACGCGAGCGCGGTCAAGCCTTCAACGCTGCAGGACCTCGAACGCGGCAAGCGCCTCGAGTACGACGCGATAAGCGGAGCGGTGCTCCGCGCCGCGCGCCGCCGCGGGCTGAGCGTGCCCGCGACCGAGACCGTGCACACGCTGCTGAAGCTGCTCGACGCCAATCGCGGTTGA
- a CDS encoding glutathione S-transferase N-terminal domain-containing protein, producing the protein MIDVYFWMTPNGYKVTIALEELGMPYNVIPINIGKGDQFKPEFLKISPNNKIPAMVDSEGPDGKPISLFESGAILIYLADKSGKLMPKDARGRYNVLEWLMFQMASVGPMLGQAHHFRRYAPDQIQYAIDRYTNEAKRIYNVIDKRLGEVPYLAGDYSIADIATYPWLRPHKWQGQDLEDFPNLKRWYDDLEKRPAVQKGCAVMAEQLHHGPPDKQSWQTLFGPKQYEKR; encoded by the coding sequence ATGATCGACGTTTATTTCTGGATGACGCCCAACGGCTACAAGGTCACGATCGCGCTCGAAGAACTGGGGATGCCTTACAACGTCATCCCGATCAATATCGGCAAGGGCGACCAATTCAAGCCCGAGTTTCTCAAGATCAGTCCCAACAACAAGATTCCCGCGATGGTCGATTCGGAGGGTCCGGACGGCAAGCCGATCTCGCTTTTCGAGTCCGGCGCGATCCTGATTTATCTCGCCGACAAGAGCGGGAAATTGATGCCGAAGGATGCGCGCGGGCGCTACAACGTGCTCGAGTGGCTGATGTTCCAGATGGCGAGCGTCGGTCCGATGCTCGGCCAGGCGCATCACTTCCGCCGCTACGCGCCGGATCAGATTCAGTACGCGATCGACCGCTACACTAACGAAGCCAAGCGCATCTACAACGTGATCGACAAGCGTCTCGGAGAGGTTCCGTACCTCGCCGGCGACTATTCGATCGCCGACATCGCGACCTATCCGTGGCTCCGCCCGCACAAATGGCAGGGACAGGATCTGGAGGACTTTCCGAATCTGAAGCGCTGGTACGATGACCTGGAAAAGCGTCCGGCGGTGCAGAAAGGATGCGCGGTAATGGCCGAGCAGCTGCATCACGGGCCGCCGGACAAGCAGTCCTGGCAGACGTTGTTCGGCCCCAAGCAGTACGAGAAGCGTTAG